In a genomic window of Bemisia tabaci chromosome 1, PGI_BMITA_v3:
- the UQCR-Q gene encoding cytochrome b-c1 complex subunit 8, translated as MPSLTQVLRSDQWGGMRKDIRHIVYHQISPYEQKAFKGFFSEGFPNALRRIRLRIFKILIPFTGALVLVDWAKKENEKIHRKNPADYENDE; from the exons ATGCCAAGTTTGACGCAAGTTCTTCGAAGTGATCAATGGGGTGGTATGAGAAAAGATATCAGGCATATTGTCTATCATCAAATTTCCCCCTATGAACAAAAAGCTTTCAAAGGATTCTTCTCAGAAGGTTTTCCTAATGCCCTCAGGAGGATCAGATTGAGGATCTTCAAAATCCTCATac cgtTCACTGGCGCACTTGTTCTGGTTGATTGggcaaagaaagaaaatgaaaagatccATCGCAAAAACCCTGCTGATTACGAAAACGATGAGTGA
- the LOC109032204 gene encoding probable ATP-dependent RNA helicase pitchoune, with translation MKDKNFKKIKRKNPPTEEMPVAENEEALPGTRIGMSILHNNGFDVLKGSVSEETLKGIADMGFTKMTEIQAKALPPLLEGRDIIGTAKTGSGKTLAFLIPAIELMNKLKFMPRNGTGVIIISPTRELSMQTFGVLKELMKYHNHTYGLVMGGANRQTEAQKLAKGVNILVATPGRLLDHLQNTPTFLYKNLHCLIIDEADRILDIGFEEDLKMIINLLPKRRQTMLFSATTTEKTEMLSKLALKKEPVQVGVEDNDDKATVEGLEQGYVVCPSEKRFLLLFTFLKRNRKKKVMVFFSSCMSVKFHHELLNYIDLPVMSIHGKQKQEKRTTTFFQFCNAETGILLCTDVAARGLDIPAVDWIVQYDPPDDPKEYIHRVGRTARGEGGKGNALLILRPEELGFLYYLKKAKIPLNEFEFSWNKIADIQLELEKLIAKNYFLHISAKEAYKSYVRAYDSHHLKNIFDIDTLDVEKVAKSFGFLVPPAVDLQVNSSKGKRPRKRHGGGGYGHFNKMNEEEKEEVGFIHIKKKKKMKKPKETEKIDTYTYLKDKNLAALI, from the exons ATGAAAgacaagaattttaaaaagattaAGAGAAAGAACCCTCCTACTGAAGAAATGCCAG TGGCAGAAAATGAAGAGGCTTTACCTGGCACCAGAATTGGAATGAGTATTCTACACAACAATGGATTTGATGTTCTCAAAGGCAGTGTCTCAGaggaaacactaaaaggcattGCTGATATGGGCTTcacaaaaatgacggaaattcAGGCAAAAGCCCTCCCTCCATTACTTGAGGGTCGAGACATCATAGGAACAGCCAAAACTGGCTCTGGGAAGACTCTCGCGTTCCTGATCCCAGCCATTGAACTCATGAATAAGTTGAAGTTCATGCCAAGGAATG gaacGGGCGTTATCATTATCTCTCCAACAAGAGAGCTTTCTATGCAGACATTTGGTGTGTTGAAAGAACTTATGAAGTACCACAATCATACATATGGATTGGTCATGGGAGGAGCAAATAGGCAAACTGAAGCCCAAAAACTGGCTAAAG GTGTCAATATACTTGTGGCAACTCCTGGTAGATTACTTGATCATTTACAAAATACCCCAACATTTTTATACAAAAACCTCCATTGTCTCATCATTGATGAAGCAGACAGAATTCTAGACATTGGATTCGAAGAAGATCTTAAAATGATAATTAACCTTCTTCCAA AAAGGAGACAAACTATGTTATTTAGTGCAACAACgacagaaaaaacagaaatgtTAAGCAAACTAGCACTGAAGAAAGAGCCTGTTCAAGTTGGTGTTGAAGATAATGATGACAAGGCAACAGTTGAAGGACTTGAGCAAG GTTATGTTGTTTGCCCTTCAGAAAAACGATTCTTgcttttgtttacatttttaaaaaggaatCGGAAAAAGAAAGTTATGGTGTTTTTCAGTTCGTGTATGTCTGTTAAATTTCACCATGAATTACTGAATTATATTGATCTTCCTGTCATGAGTATCCAT GGAAAACAAAAACAGGAGAAACGAACAACTACCTTCTTCCAATTTTGTAATGCAGAGACAGGAATCCTACTGTGTACAGATGTTGCTGCCAGAGGTCTTGATATCCCTGCTGTTGATTGGATTGTACAGTATGATCCACCTGATGATCCAAAG GAATATATTCACAGAGTTGGAAGAACAGCCAGAGGAGAAGGAGGCAAGGGTAATGCCTTGCTTATTTTGCGACCTGAAGAACTAGGGTTTTTGTATTAtcttaaaaaagcaaaaattccgCTCAATGAATTTGAGTTTTCCTGGAATAAAATAGCGGATATTCAACTGGAG TTAGAAAAGTTAATAGCGAAAAATTACTTCTTACACATTTCTGCAAAGGAAGCATACAAGTCTTATGTTCGAGCATATGATTctcatcatttgaaaaatatcttCGACATTGACACCCTAGATGTGGAAAAAGTCGCCAAatcttttggttttttggtACCACCAGCTGTTGACCTCC AAGTGAATTCATCGAAGGGAAAGCGTCCGAGGAAGCGGCACGGAGGAGGTGGATACGGCCATTTCAACAAAATGaatgaagaagagaaagaggaagtAGGATTTATTcatataaagaagaaaaagaagatgaagaagccTAAAGA